A region from the Pseudomonas sp. KU26590 genome encodes:
- a CDS encoding NAD-dependent epimerase/dehydratase family protein, with amino-acid sequence MSDAPVLITGGAGFIGSHLTDALLAKGYAVRILDDLSTGKRSNLPLDNPRVELIEGDVADAALVARAALGCQAVAHLAAVASVQASVDDPVKTHQSNFIGTLNVCEAMRQAGIKRVVFASSAAVYGNNGEGEAITEDTPKAPLTPYASDKLAGEHYFDFYRRQHGFEPVVFRFFNIFGPRQDPSSPYSGVISIFAERAVKDLPIAVFGDGEQTRDFFYVEDLVDLVVQGIEMQTVAEGAVNVGLNATTSLNELLGALAEVVGSLPPVSYLPARSGDIKHSRASNQRLLERFEVPEPTPLKVGLARLLGR; translated from the coding sequence ATGTCTGATGCTCCTGTCCTCATCACCGGCGGCGCCGGTTTCATCGGTTCGCACCTGACTGACGCGCTGCTCGCCAAAGGCTATGCGGTGCGCATTCTCGACGACCTGTCCACTGGCAAGCGCAGCAACCTGCCGCTGGACAACCCGCGCGTCGAGTTGATCGAAGGGGATGTGGCCGATGCCGCGCTGGTGGCCCGGGCGGCGCTGGGTTGCCAGGCCGTTGCGCATCTGGCTGCCGTCGCGTCGGTACAGGCCTCGGTGGATGACCCGGTGAAGACGCACCAGAGCAATTTCATCGGCACGCTGAATGTCTGCGAAGCGATGCGCCAGGCCGGTATCAAACGCGTAGTGTTTGCTTCAAGCGCCGCGGTTTACGGCAACAACGGTGAAGGCGAGGCCATCACCGAGGACACGCCAAAAGCACCGCTGACCCCGTATGCGTCGGACAAGCTGGCCGGTGAGCACTACTTCGATTTCTATCGCCGCCAGCACGGTTTCGAGCCTGTGGTGTTTCGCTTCTTCAATATCTTCGGCCCGCGCCAGGACCCTTCGTCGCCGTACTCCGGCGTGATCAGCATCTTCGCGGAGCGTGCCGTGAAAGACCTGCCGATTGCAGTGTTCGGCGACGGCGAGCAAACGCGGGATTTCTTCTACGTCGAGGACTTGGTTGACCTCGTGGTGCAGGGGATCGAAATGCAGACGGTGGCAGAGGGCGCAGTCAATGTCGGCCTGAACGCGACAACGTCGCTGAATGAGCTGCTGGGCGCCCTTGCCGAGGTGGTCGGGAGTCTGCCGCCGGTGAGCTACCTTCCGGCGCGCTCGGGTGACATCAAGCATTCACGGGCGAGCAATCAGCGTTTGCTTGAGCGCTTTGAAGTGCCCGAGCCGACGCCGCTGAAAGTCGGGCTGGCGCGGCTGCTGGGGCGCTGA
- a CDS encoding mechanosensitive ion channel family protein yields MPNFKPFLLLCLLLSVCSVNVQAADAPAATTAPAGTPADPAPEDPAKAEILVKGGLLGAISSSIDSVQDKLDVDGHLLDSWRLRADRAADEIDALVNKPQSRSPWRITGDFVMLSLVWAGAFLLLNRIGAFLVTRLSRHRFLIRRDRVVGVLGYVLPYMVPALICLPLTLYVSHFMPTSVGRALALCLAYSTSSGIFSTSVLLSLIVLFNSGHKRPAVRIIRHYAPHPLFIIGFLAALSDALTSPQIARLFGGNVTTSIAAFTGLMASVMFGMVVIRMRRPIAHLIRNRSLGARLSRPAVQQTLKIFSSLWHLPILLMILVSAVNLIGAGEGSQEALRCALLTTVLLIGAVFLSTLFQHMFKPTEARTDSVYKERLLSLLHAVMRIALAIGFIELLGRIWGFSLFEFAQRNALGKVISDSLSSIGLILLVTWLLWVVMDTAIQEALKPPANARSTRQPSTRVKTILPLLRNAMKIILVVICTITTMANLGINVAPLLAGAGVVGLAIGFGSQQLVQDVITGLFIIIEDTISIGDWVVLDSGHAGTVESLTIRTLRLRDGKGFVHSVPFGQIKAVTNQSRQFAYAFFSFQFTYDTDVDAATSLIREAGQSISDDLLLASKLQGPLEVFGLDRMDMNGIVITAQFRTSSGGQYAVSRAFNDRLKRLVDKSDEVRFAQTYPQLVMSPHNRQAPEGERGEEGAEQQALPGKTSVVNKDGSESPV; encoded by the coding sequence TTGCCGAATTTCAAACCCTTTCTGTTGCTTTGCCTGCTGTTAAGTGTTTGCAGCGTCAATGTTCAAGCCGCCGACGCGCCCGCCGCAACCACCGCTCCCGCTGGCACACCTGCCGACCCGGCGCCGGAGGATCCTGCCAAAGCGGAGATTCTGGTCAAAGGCGGATTGCTCGGCGCTATCAGTTCCAGCATCGACAGCGTGCAAGACAAGCTCGATGTGGATGGCCACTTGCTCGACTCCTGGCGTCTGCGCGCTGACCGCGCCGCCGACGAGATCGACGCGCTGGTCAACAAACCGCAGTCGCGCTCACCGTGGCGAATCACGGGCGATTTCGTGATGCTGTCGCTGGTGTGGGCGGGGGCATTCCTGCTGCTCAACCGCATCGGCGCGTTTCTCGTGACACGGTTATCACGGCATCGGTTTCTGATCCGCCGCGATCGCGTGGTCGGGGTGCTGGGCTATGTGCTGCCATACATGGTGCCGGCGCTCATCTGTCTGCCGCTGACGCTGTACGTCAGTCATTTCATGCCGACGTCGGTGGGGCGTGCGCTGGCGCTGTGTCTGGCTTACTCGACCAGCAGCGGGATTTTCTCCACCTCGGTGCTGCTGTCGCTGATCGTGCTGTTCAATTCGGGCCACAAACGGCCGGCGGTGCGCATCATTCGTCACTACGCGCCGCACCCGTTGTTCATCATTGGCTTTCTCGCGGCGTTGAGCGACGCGTTGACCAGCCCACAGATTGCCAGGCTCTTCGGCGGCAACGTGACCACCAGCATCGCCGCGTTCACCGGGCTGATGGCGTCGGTCATGTTTGGCATGGTCGTCATCCGCATGCGCCGGCCGATTGCGCATTTGATCCGCAACCGTTCCCTGGGCGCGCGGCTGTCGCGGCCTGCGGTGCAACAGACCCTGAAGATCTTCTCCAGCCTCTGGCACTTGCCGATCCTGCTGATGATTCTGGTCTCGGCCGTGAATCTGATCGGCGCCGGGGAAGGCAGTCAGGAAGCTTTGCGTTGCGCGTTGCTGACCACGGTGCTGTTGATTGGCGCGGTGTTTCTCAGCACTTTGTTCCAGCACATGTTCAAGCCCACCGAGGCGCGGACCGACAGTGTTTACAAGGAGCGTCTGCTGAGCCTGTTGCACGCAGTCATGCGTATTGCGCTGGCGATCGGCTTCATTGAGTTGCTGGGGCGGATCTGGGGCTTCTCGCTGTTTGAATTCGCCCAACGCAATGCGCTGGGCAAAGTGATCAGCGATTCCCTCAGCAGCATTGGGCTGATTCTGCTGGTGACCTGGCTGCTGTGGGTGGTGATGGACACGGCCATTCAGGAAGCCCTGAAACCGCCGGCGAATGCGCGTTCCACACGTCAGCCGAGCACGCGGGTGAAGACCATCCTGCCGCTGCTGCGCAACGCGATGAAGATCATCCTGGTGGTGATTTGCACCATCACGACCATGGCGAACTTGGGCATCAACGTCGCGCCACTGCTGGCCGGTGCCGGGGTTGTCGGTCTGGCGATCGGTTTCGGTTCGCAGCAGTTGGTGCAGGATGTCATTACTGGGCTGTTCATCATCATCGAGGACACGATCTCCATCGGCGACTGGGTTGTCTTGGATTCTGGCCATGCCGGCACCGTCGAGAGCCTGACGATCCGTACGTTGCGTCTGCGTGACGGCAAGGGCTTCGTGCATTCGGTGCCGTTCGGGCAGATCAAGGCGGTCACCAACCAGTCCCGACAGTTCGCTTATGCCTTCTTCTCGTTCCAGTTTACCTACGACACCGACGTGGACGCGGCGACCTCGTTGATTCGTGAAGCGGGCCAGTCGATCAGCGACGATCTGCTGCTGGCGAGCAAGCTGCAGGGCCCGCTGGAAGTGTTCGGGCTGGACCGGATGGACATGAACGGCATTGTGATCACTGCGCAGTTCCGCACCTCGTCGGGTGGGCAGTACGCGGTGAGCCGTGCGTTCAATGACCGGCTCAAGCGACTTGTGGATAAGTCGGATGAGGTGCGATTCGCGCAAACTTATCCACAACTGGTGATGAGCCCACACAATCGCCAGGCACCCGAGGGCGAACGTGGCGAGGAGGGCGCAGAGCAACAAGCGCTGCCCGGCAAGACATCAGTGGTGAACAAAGACGGGTCCGAAAGCCCGGTTTGA
- a CDS encoding DUF3299 domain-containing protein, giving the protein MLLLVLAATPLWAQDLRVLTWQEMIPPDAPPVKLITAPIHNLSSLADTLSVESAPAAHQLAPHAPVVKSLDGERVRLPGYIVPLEVSEEGRVTEFLLVPYFGACIHVPPPPPNQIVHVTSELGVKVDELYQPYWIEGPMQVKSSTSELADAGYQMEADKILVYEMPDEQ; this is encoded by the coding sequence ATGCTGCTGTTAGTGCTCGCCGCGACGCCGTTGTGGGCCCAGGACCTGCGCGTGCTGACGTGGCAGGAAATGATTCCGCCCGACGCGCCGCCGGTGAAGCTGATCACCGCGCCGATCCATAACCTGTCGAGCCTGGCGGACACCCTGTCCGTCGAGTCCGCGCCCGCCGCCCATCAACTGGCGCCCCATGCGCCGGTGGTCAAGTCGCTGGACGGCGAGCGAGTGCGGCTGCCGGGTTACATCGTGCCGCTGGAAGTCAGCGAGGAAGGCCGGGTGACTGAGTTTCTCCTGGTACCGTATTTTGGCGCCTGCATTCACGTGCCACCACCGCCGCCCAATCAGATCGTCCACGTGACCAGCGAGTTGGGCGTCAAGGTGGACGAGCTGTACCAGCCTTACTGGATCGAAGGCCCGATGCAGGTTAAATCCTCAACCAGCGAATTGGCCGATGCCGGTTACCAGATGGAAGCGGACAAGATTCTGGTGTACGAGATGCCGGATGAGCAGTGA
- a CDS encoding OmpW/AlkL family protein, translated as MHKYLLSAPLLALALGIPLAAHAHQAGDFIVRAGSATTAPNEDSGNLKLDGAKVPGTKATLTSDTQLGLTFAYMLTDHVGLELLAATPFQHTVGIKGLGPGLDGKLANVKQLPPTLSLQYYPMDATSKFQPYAGLGVNYTWFYDENLSSERKGQGMNNLHIKNSWGWAGQIGADYMLTDKIMLNAAMWYVDIDTQATLDGPSALGVGRTKVNVDVDPWVYMVGVGYKF; from the coding sequence ATGCACAAGTACCTGCTCAGCGCGCCCCTGCTCGCGCTTGCACTCGGTATCCCCCTCGCTGCTCACGCTCACCAGGCCGGTGATTTTATCGTTCGCGCCGGTTCTGCCACGACGGCGCCCAATGAAGACAGCGGAAACCTGAAGCTCGATGGCGCCAAGGTCCCGGGCACTAAAGCGACGCTGACCAGCGACACTCAGTTGGGCCTGACCTTCGCCTACATGCTCACCGATCACGTGGGCCTTGAGCTGCTGGCGGCAACGCCGTTCCAGCACACCGTCGGGATCAAAGGCCTGGGCCCGGGGCTGGACGGCAAGCTGGCGAACGTGAAACAACTGCCGCCGACCCTGTCGCTGCAGTACTACCCGATGGACGCGACGTCGAAATTCCAGCCCTATGCCGGTCTCGGCGTGAACTACACCTGGTTCTACGATGAAAACCTGAGCAGCGAACGCAAAGGCCAGGGCATGAACAACCTGCACATCAAGAACTCCTGGGGATGGGCCGGTCAGATTGGCGCGGACTACATGCTGACGGACAAGATCATGCTCAACGCCGCCATGTGGTACGTGGACATCGACACCCAAGCCACGCTGGACGGCCCGTCGGCGCTGGGCGTCGGACGGACCAAAGTGAACGTAGACGTCGACCCGTGGGTGTACATGGTTGGCGTGGGCTACAAGTTCTAA
- a CDS encoding sugar nucleotide-binding protein: protein MRMRLMLLGGGNALGQALIRLGAEENIGFLAPRPPQDGWDAASLTQLLDDTRPDALINLAYYFDWFQAEKVSADRLDNQERSVERLAELCQHHNIVLVQPSSYRVFDGSRATAYSEKDEPVPLGSRGQALWRIEQSVRATCPQHVLLRFGWLLDDSAEGVLGRFLSRAETPGELLLADDRRGNPTPVDDAARVIISVLKQLDCAAPLWGTYHYAGHEATTPLAFGQAVLTEARLLRPLAIEVPTAQAHAARPDASEEPQNAVLACKKILHTFGIKPRAWRAGLPNLLDRYYRHV, encoded by the coding sequence ATGCGAATGCGCCTTATGCTGTTGGGCGGCGGGAATGCCCTCGGGCAGGCGTTGATTCGTCTAGGTGCCGAGGAGAACATTGGATTCCTCGCGCCGCGTCCACCCCAAGACGGTTGGGATGCGGCAAGCCTGACGCAACTGCTCGATGACACCCGCCCGGATGCCTTGATCAATCTTGCTTACTACTTCGACTGGTTTCAGGCGGAGAAAGTGAGCGCTGACCGGCTGGATAATCAGGAACGCTCCGTCGAGCGTCTCGCTGAGCTGTGCCAGCACCACAATATTGTCCTCGTTCAACCGTCCAGCTACCGCGTGTTCGACGGTTCGCGGGCGACGGCCTACAGCGAAAAAGACGAGCCCGTGCCGCTGGGTTCCCGTGGTCAGGCCTTGTGGCGCATTGAGCAAAGCGTGCGTGCCACCTGCCCGCAGCATGTGCTGCTGCGTTTCGGCTGGCTGCTCGACGATAGTGCCGAAGGCGTACTCGGACGCTTCCTTAGCCGCGCTGAAACTCCCGGTGAACTGCTGCTGGCAGACGACCGTCGTGGTAATCCGACCCCGGTCGACGACGCCGCGAGGGTTATCATTTCGGTGCTCAAACAGCTCGATTGCGCCGCGCCGCTGTGGGGCACTTATCATTACGCCGGGCACGAAGCGACCACGCCACTGGCGTTCGGTCAGGCCGTATTGACCGAAGCTCGCCTGCTGCGCCCGCTGGCGATCGAGGTACCTACCGCGCAGGCCCACGCCGCGCGTCCGGACGCCAGCGAAGAGCCGCAGAACGCCGTGCTCGCCTGCAAGAAAATCCTTCACACCTTCGGTATCAAGCCACGCGCCTGGCGTGCTGGCTTGCCCAATCTACTGGACCGCTATTACCGCCATGTCTGA
- a CDS encoding DEAD/DEAH box helicase, whose amino-acid sequence MNLPQTPDPVLDAFHPAVSAWFRSTFPAITAAQAQAWPLIKRRESTLIAAPTGSGKTLTAFLAVIDDLVHQGLERGGELPHETFVVYVSPLKALSNDIQINLQNPLAGITDHLIQQGLPGLRITTAVRTGDTPQKERTAMRKTAPNILVTTPESLYVLLGSDSGRRMLASTQTVIVDEIHAIAAGKRGSHLALSLERLQALCAKPLLRIGLSATQKPIERVSRFLVGGDPVSRPCAIVDIGHARPRDLAIEVPPVALSAVMSSDVWQLVYDRLAALASEHRTTLIFVNTRRLAERMARHLSERLGKEAVAAHHGSMAKEQRLDAEQRLKRGDLQVLIATASLELGIDIGDVDLVCQISSPRSIASFLQRVGRSGHHVGGTPKGRLFAVSRDDLIECAALLDCVRRGELDTLVIPKAPLDVLAQQIIAEVSCQEWQEQDLLALFRKASPYADVDEGHYQALLSMLAEGYSGRQGVRAAYLHRDAVTRTLRGRRGSKLTAVTSGGTIPDNADYSVVLEPQALNIGTVNEDFAVESAAGDIFQLGNTSYRILRIESGRVRVEDAHGMPPNIPFWMGEAPGRSDELSFAVARLQADIDEQLSAHPGNLQACTNWLMNTLGLDLASAEQIIEYLARAHLALGALPSQDTLIIERFFDQSGGTQLVIHSPFGSRVNRAWGLALRKRFCRTFNFELQAAASEDAIVLSLSTAHSFALDEVWRYLNSNTAEHLLIQAVLDAPLFGVRWRWNAGVALALPRYTGGRKVAPQLQRIKSDDLIATVFPDQIACLENLVGERDVPEHPLIEQTLDDCLHEAMDAEGWLKLLRRMENGEVRLVSRDLPAPSPLAAEILNAKPYAFLDNAPLEERRTQAVLNRRWSDPESTDDLGALDVDAIKAVADEAWPQPQNVDEMHEALMSLGCITGVEAREHSGWMKWLESLARSGRGTRLQVTPEQALWIPLERLTCLQAIYPAAEMHPPLAALPGFDEAWSEDEARVEIVRARLGGFGPLTVPAIAEPLALTQNEVAQALAQLENEGYVLRGQFSPDAREEQWCERHLLSRIHRYTVKRLRREIEPVSLQDFTRFLFDWQHLSATTQSQGKAALPEVVAQLEGFSSAAGAWDSDLLPGRLKDYSSTWLDDLCRSGKVVWMRLTSRNKVGSAALRSTPIVLLPRPQVRLWTGLTEQPAPTELSLRAQKVHEVLSSQGAMFFDELTGEAHLLRAELETALQELVGAGLVNADSFAGLRALITPASKRASHTSRRNRGAFIGGMDDAGRWALLRRAPAKEEGASQRIDSDTLEHVAMTLLRRYGVVFWRLLEREADWLPTWRELLRTFHRLEARGEIRGGRFVAGLAGEQFALPEAIPLLREVRKRPLDGSLIAVSGVDPLNLAGTLLPGAKVPAIVGNKLVYRDGIPIAAIIAGKPQYWGEVDEALMLQVRDRLFR is encoded by the coding sequence ATGAACCTTCCCCAGACGCCCGACCCGGTGCTCGACGCCTTTCATCCGGCGGTCAGCGCATGGTTTCGCTCGACGTTCCCGGCCATTACTGCGGCCCAGGCGCAGGCGTGGCCGCTGATCAAGCGCCGCGAGTCCACGTTGATCGCCGCGCCCACCGGCTCTGGGAAAACCCTGACGGCGTTTCTGGCAGTCATTGATGATCTGGTGCATCAAGGGCTGGAGCGGGGCGGCGAGCTGCCCCATGAGACGTTTGTGGTGTACGTTTCGCCCCTGAAAGCGCTGTCGAACGACATCCAGATCAATCTGCAAAACCCGCTGGCGGGCATCACGGATCATCTGATTCAGCAGGGTCTGCCCGGGCTGCGCATCACCACCGCCGTGCGCACCGGTGATACGCCGCAGAAAGAACGCACCGCCATGCGTAAAACCGCGCCGAACATTCTGGTCACGACGCCGGAATCGCTTTACGTGCTGCTGGGATCCGACTCCGGCCGGCGCATGCTCGCGAGCACGCAGACCGTCATCGTTGACGAGATTCACGCCATCGCGGCCGGCAAGCGCGGCAGTCATCTCGCCCTGTCGCTGGAGCGTTTGCAGGCGCTGTGTGCAAAACCGCTGCTGCGTATCGGCCTGTCGGCAACGCAGAAACCCATCGAGCGGGTGTCGCGTTTTCTGGTGGGCGGCGATCCCGTCAGCCGCCCTTGCGCCATCGTCGACATCGGCCACGCGCGCCCTCGGGACTTGGCCATCGAAGTGCCGCCGGTTGCCTTGAGCGCCGTGATGTCCAGTGACGTCTGGCAATTGGTCTACGACCGGCTCGCCGCGCTGGCAAGCGAACATCGCACCACGCTGATTTTCGTCAATACGCGGCGGCTGGCCGAGCGCATGGCGCGGCATCTGAGTGAGCGACTGGGCAAAGAGGCGGTCGCAGCCCACCACGGCAGCATGGCCAAAGAGCAACGACTCGACGCCGAGCAGCGCCTCAAGCGCGGTGACCTGCAAGTGCTGATCGCCACGGCTTCGCTGGAACTGGGCATAGACATTGGCGATGTCGATCTGGTCTGCCAGATCAGCTCGCCCCGCTCAATCGCTTCCTTCTTGCAGCGTGTCGGCCGTTCCGGTCACCACGTCGGCGGCACGCCCAAGGGGCGGCTGTTCGCTGTTTCCCGGGATGATCTGATCGAGTGCGCGGCGCTGCTGGATTGTGTGCGTCGCGGCGAGCTCGACACGCTGGTCATTCCCAAGGCGCCGCTGGATGTGCTGGCGCAGCAGATCATCGCCGAGGTCAGTTGTCAGGAGTGGCAAGAGCAGGACCTGCTGGCGCTGTTCCGCAAGGCTTCGCCCTACGCCGACGTCGACGAAGGCCATTATCAGGCGCTGTTGAGCATGCTCGCCGAAGGCTACAGCGGGCGTCAGGGCGTGCGCGCGGCGTATCTGCATCGCGACGCGGTGACCCGCACGTTGCGTGGCCGGCGCGGCAGCAAACTCACGGCGGTCACCAGCGGCGGCACGATTCCGGACAACGCCGATTACAGCGTGGTCCTCGAACCCCAGGCGCTGAACATCGGCACCGTCAACGAAGACTTCGCCGTGGAGAGCGCTGCGGGAGACATCTTCCAGCTGGGCAACACGTCCTACCGGATTCTGCGGATCGAGTCCGGTCGGGTGCGGGTCGAGGACGCCCACGGCATGCCGCCGAACATTCCGTTCTGGATGGGTGAGGCGCCGGGGCGCAGTGATGAATTGTCGTTCGCCGTCGCCCGTTTGCAGGCCGACATCGACGAGCAGCTCAGCGCCCACCCCGGCAATCTTCAGGCCTGCACTAACTGGCTGATGAACACCCTGGGCCTGGACCTCGCCAGCGCCGAGCAGATCATTGAATACCTCGCCCGCGCACATTTGGCCCTGGGCGCGCTGCCGTCTCAGGACACGCTGATCATCGAGCGCTTTTTCGATCAGTCCGGCGGCACGCAACTGGTGATTCATTCCCCGTTCGGCAGCCGGGTCAACCGCGCCTGGGGCCTGGCCCTGCGCAAGCGCTTCTGTCGCACCTTCAACTTCGAGCTGCAGGCCGCCGCCAGCGAGGACGCCATCGTGCTGTCGCTGTCCACGGCGCACAGCTTTGCACTCGATGAAGTCTGGCGTTATCTCAATTCCAATACCGCTGAGCATCTGCTGATTCAGGCGGTGCTGGATGCGCCATTGTTCGGCGTGCGCTGGCGCTGGAACGCCGGCGTCGCACTGGCCCTGCCGCGCTACACCGGCGGGCGAAAAGTGGCGCCTCAGTTGCAGCGGATCAAGAGCGATGACCTGATCGCCACCGTGTTTCCGGACCAGATCGCCTGCCTGGAAAATCTGGTGGGTGAGCGGGACGTGCCGGAGCATCCGCTGATCGAGCAGACCCTGGACGATTGCCTGCACGAAGCCATGGACGCCGAAGGCTGGCTGAAACTGCTGCGGCGTATGGAAAACGGCGAGGTGCGCCTGGTCAGTCGCGATCTGCCCGCGCCCTCGCCGCTGGCGGCAGAAATCCTCAACGCCAAGCCGTATGCGTTTCTCGACAACGCGCCGCTGGAAGAACGTCGCACCCAGGCGGTGCTCAATCGGCGCTGGAGCGACCCGGAATCCACCGATGATCTCGGCGCGCTGGATGTCGATGCGATCAAAGCGGTGGCCGATGAAGCCTGGCCGCAGCCGCAAAACGTCGATGAGATGCACGAGGCGCTGATGAGCCTGGGCTGCATCACCGGCGTTGAGGCCCGCGAGCACAGCGGCTGGATGAAATGGCTGGAAAGTCTGGCCCGCTCCGGCCGGGGCACGCGCTTGCAGGTCACCCCCGAGCAGGCGTTGTGGATCCCCCTGGAACGGCTGACCTGTTTGCAGGCGATCTATCCCGCCGCCGAAATGCACCCGCCGTTGGCAGCGTTGCCCGGGTTCGATGAAGCCTGGAGCGAGGACGAAGCGCGCGTCGAAATCGTACGGGCGCGGCTTGGCGGCTTCGGCCCGCTCACGGTTCCCGCCATTGCCGAGCCGTTGGCGCTGACACAGAACGAGGTCGCTCAGGCACTGGCGCAGCTGGAAAACGAAGGCTACGTGTTGCGCGGCCAGTTCAGCCCTGACGCCCGCGAGGAACAATGGTGCGAGCGGCACCTGCTGTCGCGCATCCACCGTTACACGGTCAAACGCCTGCGCCGGGAAATCGAGCCGGTGTCGCTGCAGGACTTCACTCGATTCCTCTTCGACTGGCAGCATCTGTCCGCCACGACCCAGAGTCAGGGCAAAGCCGCGCTGCCGGAAGTCGTCGCGCAACTGGAGGGTTTTTCGTCAGCCGCAGGCGCCTGGGACAGTGACCTTCTTCCGGGCCGTTTGAAGGACTATTCATCGACCTGGCTGGATGACCTGTGTCGGTCCGGCAAGGTGGTGTGGATGCGCCTGACCAGTCGCAACAAGGTCGGCAGCGCTGCGTTGCGCAGTACGCCGATTGTGCTGCTGCCGCGACCGCAGGTCCGCCTGTGGACCGGGCTGACCGAACAGCCGGCGCCGACCGAATTATCCCTGCGCGCGCAAAAGGTTCACGAGGTGTTGTCGAGCCAGGGCGCGATGTTTTTCGATGAGCTGACCGGTGAGGCGCACTTGCTGCGGGCTGAACTAGAAACAGCGCTGCAGGAGTTGGTCGGCGCAGGGCTGGTCAACGCCGACAGTTTTGCCGGGCTGCGGGCGCTGATCACCCCGGCGAGCAAACGCGCCAGCCACACCAGTCGGCGCAATCGCGGCGCCTTCATTGGCGGCATGGACGATGCCGGGCGCTGGGCGTTGCTGCGTCGCGCGCCGGCGAAGGAAGAAGGCGCGTCGCAAAGGATCGACAGCGACACGCTGGAGCATGTCGCCATGACCTTGCTGCGCCGATACGGCGTGGTGTTCTGGCGCCTGCTGGAGCGCGAGGCGGACTGGCTGCCGACATGGCGCGAGCTGCTGCGTACGTTCCATCGGCTTGAGGCGCGCGGAGAGATTCGCGGCGGGCGCTTTGTCGCAGGGCTGGCCGGTGAGCAATTCGCGCTGCCCGAAGCCATCCCGTTGTTGCGCGAAGTACGCAAGCGCCCATTGGACGGCAGCTTGATTGCCGTCAGCGGAGTTGACCCCCTCAACCTCGCCGGGACGCTGCTGCCCGGCGCGAAAGTCCCGGCGATTGTGGGCAATAAACTGGTCTACCGCGACGGCATTCCCATCGCCGCCATCATCGCCGGCAAGCCGCAGTACTGGGGCGAGGTGGATGAGGCGCTGATGCTGCAGGTGCGGGATCGGTTGTTCAGGTAG
- a CDS encoding ABC transporter permease — MYLLRLALASLANRRFTALLTAFAIALSVCLLLAVERVRTEARTSFASTISGTDLIVGARSGSVNLLLYSVFRIGNATNNIRWDSFEHFANSKQVKWAIPISLGDSHRGYRVMGTNESYFEHYQYGRQQHLALADGRPFATDPFEVVLGAEVADALHYKLGDKLVLAHGVATVSLVKHDDKPFTVVGILKRTGTPVDRTLHISLGGMEAIHIDWHNGVPAQGAGRISADQARNMDLTPTAITAFMLGLNSKIATFAVQRDINEFRGEPMLAILPGVALQELWSLMGTAEKALFVISLFVVLTGLIGMLTAILTSLNERRREMAILRSVGARPWHIASLLVLEAFALALGGSVCGLALLYIGIASAQGYVQANYGLYLPLSLPSAYEWTLLAGILGAAVLMGTVPAWRAYRQSLADGLSIRL, encoded by the coding sequence GCGCACCGAAGCGCGCACCAGCTTTGCCAGCACCATCAGCGGCACGGACCTGATCGTCGGCGCGCGCTCGGGCTCGGTCAACCTGCTGCTCTACTCGGTGTTCCGCATCGGCAACGCCACCAATAACATTCGCTGGGACAGCTTCGAGCACTTCGCCAACAGCAAGCAGGTGAAGTGGGCGATCCCGATTTCCCTGGGTGACAGCCATCGCGGCTATCGGGTGATGGGCACCAACGAATCGTACTTCGAGCATTACCAGTACGGTCGTCAGCAGCACCTGGCGCTGGCAGACGGCCGGCCGTTTGCCACTGACCCGTTTGAAGTGGTGCTCGGTGCGGAAGTGGCGGACGCGCTGCATTACAAGCTCGGCGACAAACTGGTGCTGGCCCACGGCGTCGCGACGGTGAGCCTGGTCAAGCATGACGACAAGCCGTTCACCGTCGTCGGCATTCTCAAACGAACCGGCACGCCGGTGGATCGCACGCTGCACATCAGCCTGGGCGGCATGGAGGCGATTCACATCGACTGGCACAACGGCGTGCCGGCACAAGGGGCCGGGCGGATCAGCGCCGATCAGGCACGCAACATGGACCTCACGCCCACCGCCATCACCGCCTTCATGCTCGGGCTGAACAGCAAGATCGCGACCTTCGCCGTGCAGCGCGACATCAACGAGTTTCGGGGTGAGCCGATGTTGGCGATTCTGCCGGGGGTGGCGCTGCAGGAGCTGTGGAGCCTGATGGGCACGGCTGAAAAAGCGCTGTTCGTGATCTCGTTGTTCGTTGTTTTGACCGGGCTGATCGGCATGCTCACGGCGATTCTCACGAGTCTGAACGAGCGGCGTCGGGAGATGGCGATTCTGCGCTCGGTGGGCGCACGGCCTTGGCATATCGCCAGCCTGCTGGTACTGGAAGCGTTCGCCCTGGCGCTGGGGGGTTCGGTCTGCGGACTGGCGCTGCTTTACATCGGCATCGCCTCCGCGCAGGGTTACGTGCAGGCCAATTACGGTTTGTATCTGCCGCTGTCCCTGCCCAGCGCCTACGAATGGACGCTGCTGGCAGGCATTCTCGGCGCTGCCGTGTTGATGGGCACCGTGCCCGCGTGGCGTGCCTATCGCCAGTCGCTGGCAGACGGGTTGTCGATTCGTTTATGA